A single Arcobacter sp. FWKO B DNA region contains:
- a CDS encoding serine/threonine-protein kinase, with the protein MINDIKNTQMHNNTLVLNNRYTIGKQVGTGGLSVVFDAYDNYSRHYNDFRKLAIKIPYEQLLRNEDIDAFLYAEYSSLISLSHKNIVKAIDFGIDQTTQIPYIVLEFLDGELLSQKNSYQLPKVKKMLLTKMLFETIKYIHSLGIIHADINPTNIMCLNNGDFKLFDFGISIDNSRNKNFQIDYSKVKAYNPIYAAPEVILGQAPTKHSDIFSLAVIIFEIYNGYLPYKKSSLELNERQPSLMSFLQIPLGIRFWILNALNYNQKKRSILLPNF; encoded by the coding sequence ATGATAAATGATATAAAGAATACTCAAATGCACAATAATACTCTAGTATTAAACAATAGATACACTATTGGTAAACAAGTAGGGACAGGTGGTCTTAGCGTAGTATTTGATGCTTATGATAATTACTCAAGGCACTACAATGATTTTAGAAAACTTGCAATAAAAATCCCATATGAGCAACTTTTAAGAAATGAAGATATTGATGCTTTTTTATATGCTGAATACTCAAGCCTGATTTCTTTATCTCATAAAAACATAGTTAAAGCAATAGATTTTGGGATTGATCAAACAACCCAAATTCCTTATATAGTATTGGAATTTTTAGATGGTGAATTATTAAGTCAAAAAAATTCTTATCAGCTACCTAAGGTAAAAAAAATGTTGCTAACTAAAATGCTTTTTGAAACCATTAAATATATACATTCGCTTGGAATCATACATGCAGACATAAACCCAACCAATATAATGTGCCTAAATAATGGTGATTTTAAACTTTTTGATTTTGGAATTTCCATTGACAATTCAAGAAATAAAAATTTTCAAATCGACTATAGTAAAGTCAAAGCTTATAACCCAATATATGCAGCACCTGAAGTAATTCTGGGTCAAGCACCAACAAAACATAGTGATATTTTTTCACTAGCTGTAATTATATTTGAAATATATAATGGCTATTTGCCATATAAAAAATCATCTTTAGAGTTAAATGAAAGGCAACCATCCCTTATGTCATTTTTACAAATTCCATTAGGTATCAGATTCTGGATATTGAACGCTTTGAACTATAATCAAAAAAAAAGATCAATTTTATTGCCAAATTTTTGA
- a CDS encoding PP2C family protein-serine/threonine phosphatase produces the protein MNFESYCITHPGKIRKNNEDSYFVNDEFGLWIVCDGMGGHQEGNFASRAVSDMFEHMKFSLHYEKNIESIISQIYNIHLLLKNKAQKTGKNSVIGTTIVLLYIQNNRGTIIHAGDSRCYVLRNNILELLTDDHAKEIDTSNGKRKVLTNALSAPGELSLEIQKIDIMENDIYLLCTDGMYETLNDTFIKETIENVSIESALDTMSQKVLCGLASDNLTAVIVRITNDK, from the coding sequence ATGAATTTTGAAAGTTATTGCATCACACACCCAGGTAAAATAAGAAAGAACAATGAAGATTCATATTTTGTCAATGATGAATTTGGACTTTGGATAGTGTGTGATGGCATGGGAGGACATCAAGAGGGCAATTTTGCTAGTAGAGCCGTTAGCGATATGTTTGAACATATGAAATTTTCTTTGCATTATGAGAAGAATATAGAATCAATCATATCACAAATATATAATATTCATCTTTTACTAAAAAATAAAGCTCAAAAAACTGGCAAAAATTCTGTAATTGGAACTACTATTGTTTTATTGTATATACAAAATAACCGAGGTACAATTATCCATGCAGGTGATAGTAGATGTTATGTTTTAAGAAACAATATACTAGAACTTTTAACAGATGACCATGCCAAAGAAATAGATACAAGCAATGGTAAAAGAAAAGTACTTACAAATGCACTATCTGCTCCAGGAGAATTATCTTTGGAAATTCAAAAAATAGATATTATGGAAAATGATATCTATTTATTATGCACTGATGGTATGTACGAAACACTAAACGATACATTTATCAAAGAAACCATAGAAAATGTTTCTATTGAATCTGCACTTGATACTATGTCACAAAAAGTTTTGTGTGGATTAGCATCTGATAACCTAACAGCTGTTATTGTGAGAATAACAAATGATAAATGA